Proteins encoded together in one bacterium window:
- a CDS encoding retropepsin-like aspartic protease gives MGRIITSVLITNNGKEIRCDCLVDTGASSLILPSAWKDRLGDFSSTSKVRLETADQRIIEGEACGPVKIQIEGFRAIYNECIFMDMEPKDGGYEPILGYIILEQSQATVDMIGHRLIKVSYLDLK, from the coding sequence ATGGGAAGAATTATAACATCTGTTTTAATTACAAATAACGGTAAAGAGATTAGGTGTGATTGTCTGGTTGATACAGGAGCAAGTAGCCTTATTTTACCATCTGCCTGGAAAGATAGACTGGGAGATTTTTCCTCTACTTCAAAGGTTCGTTTGGAAACAGCCGACCAGAGGATAATTGAGGGAGAGGCTTGTGGCCCTGTAAAGATACAAATAGAAGGGTTTAGAGCAATTTATAATGAATGCATCTTTATGGATATGGAGCCAAAAGATGGTGGATATGAGCCAATTTTGGGATATATTATTCTTGAACAATCCCAGGCAACGGTAGATATGATTGGTCATAGGCTAATTAAGGTAAGCTATCTTGATTTAAAATAA
- the hisG gene encoding ATP phosphoribosyltransferase translates to MVIKLGIPKGSLEKRTIELFAKAGYKIAKSERSYFPKIDDREIEIMMVKAQEMPRYVSDGILDVGLCGRDWVIESGLDVVEICELSYSKETNQPVRWVLAVPKDSSINRPGELEGKRIATELVQVTKKYLKDKGINANVEFSWGATEAKPLTKLADAVVELTETGTTLEAHNLKVIDTVLTSTTILIANKEVIMDEWKKNKTDSIILLLKGALEAEKKVGLKMNIHKDNLPNLLDNLPSLKNPTISQLTDPEWLAIETIIDEEVVRRIIPALKVRGAEGIVEYPLNKVIP, encoded by the coding sequence ATGGTAATTAAACTTGGAATACCAAAGGGGAGCCTGGAAAAAAGGACAATAGAGCTTTTTGCTAAAGCAGGATATAAAATTGCAAAGAGTGAAAGGTCATATTTTCCAAAGATTGATGACAGAGAGATAGAGATTATGATGGTAAAGGCTCAAGAAATGCCAAGGTATGTTAGCGATGGAATTCTTGATGTTGGGCTATGTGGAAGGGATTGGGTAATAGAAAGTGGGCTAGATGTTGTTGAGATTTGCGAGCTTTCCTATTCAAAAGAGACAAATCAGCCTGTTAGATGGGTTCTTGCTGTGCCAAAGGATTCATCTATAAATAGACCAGGAGAGCTTGAGGGTAAGAGGATTGCTACAGAGCTTGTGCAGGTTACAAAAAAATATCTGAAAGATAAGGGTATAAATGCAAATGTTGAATTCTCTTGGGGTGCAACAGAGGCAAAGCCCCTTACAAAATTGGCAGATGCGGTGGTAGAACTTACAGAAACAGGAACAACCTTAGAGGCACATAATTTAAAGGTAATAGACACCGTGCTTACCTCAACAACTATTTTAATTGCAAACAAAGAGGTAATTATGGATGAATGGAAGAAAAATAAGACAGATAGTATTATCCTTTTGTTAAAAGGCGCTTTAGAGGCAGAGAAAAAGGTTGGTCTAAAGATGAATATCCATAAAGATAATCTTCCTAATTTATTAGATAACCTTCCCTCTTTAAAAAATCCTACCATATCACAATTAACAGACCCAGAATGGCTTGCTATAGAGACAATTATTGATGAGGAGGTTGTTAGAAGGATAATACCAGCGCTTAAAGTAAGGGGAGCAGAAGGGATTGTTGAATATCCCTTAAATAAAGTAATACCTTGA
- a CDS encoding Nif3-like dinuclear metal center hexameric protein, which translates to MKLKDVCEFLDRELRTKDISDYSLNGLQVEGREDIEKIGFAVDGSQETFIKAKDSSCNLVVVHHGLFWGIQEPITGILYKRIKVLIENGISLYASHLPLDLHPKFGNNISLINLFNPFNVEPFGKYEGQDIGFLGRLKEPLHREDIAKILNEALNTSSKILPCGKEKIETIAVISGGGCDCLKEAAEKKVNLFITGEHKLFSFSIAKEAGLNIIFSGHYATETIGIKALMEEIKKKFALPCIFIDIPCWL; encoded by the coding sequence TTGAAGCTAAAGGATGTCTGTGAATTTTTAGACAGGGAGTTAAGGACAAAGGATATATCTGATTACTCTTTAAATGGCTTACAGGTTGAGGGAAGGGAGGATATAGAAAAGATTGGGTTTGCTGTAGATGGCTCACAAGAAACATTTATTAAGGCAAAAGATAGCTCTTGCAATCTTGTTGTTGTCCATCATGGCCTATTTTGGGGAATACAAGAGCCAATTACAGGAATTCTTTATAAGAGAATAAAGGTCTTGATAGAAAATGGGATATCCCTCTATGCCTCTCACCTTCCATTAGACCTTCATCCAAAATTTGGAAACAATATCTCCCTTATAAACCTATTTAACCCCTTTAATGTAGAGCCATTTGGAAAATACGAAGGCCAGGATATAGGTTTTTTAGGAAGGCTAAAGGAGCCATTACACAGGGAAGATATAGCAAAAATCCTTAATGAAGCCCTAAATACATCTTCTAAAATACTACCCTGCGGAAAGGAAAAAATAGAAACAATTGCTGTTATCTCTGGTGGTGGATGCGATTGTCTAAAGGAGGCGGCTGAAAAAAAAGTGAACCTTTTTATTACAGGAGAGCATAAGCTATTTTCCTTTTCTATTGCAAAAGAGGCAGGATTAAATATAATATTTTCTGGTCACTATGCAACCGAGACTATTGGCATCAAAGCACTTATGGAGGAAATAAAGAAAAAATTTGCCCTGCCCTGCATATTCATTGATATTCCTTGTTGGCTATGA
- the proB gene encoding glutamate 5-kinase: protein MKRKPGVKSQESGGRRIVVKIGTSLFQESSVFTPKYIASIVDDIVNIRKNGIEVIIVSSGAIGCGMRAFGIAEYPKTIQERQALASIGQPLLMELYKSLFGNYDIVISQILLTHNELFGKKSSFNILNTFSSLFKFGVIPIVNENDSVSTEEVKIGDNDTLSSHLAILLNASCLIILTDSDGVYKLNKNKFSKVIPVISEITDEIKGFIKEKRSKNTIGGMKTKIESAKMCIEQGIPAIIASGKKEKTLKKILAGKREGTLFLPKKWEEL from the coding sequence ATGAAAAGAAAGCCAGGAGTCAAGAGTCAAGAGTCAGGAGGCAGAAGGATTGTAGTAAAGATTGGAACATCCCTATTCCAGGAAAGCTCTGTTTTCACCCCAAAATACATCGCCTCCATTGTAGACGATATTGTAAATATAAGAAAGAATGGCATTGAGGTTATAATTGTTTCATCAGGTGCTATTGGCTGTGGAATGAGGGCTTTTGGAATAGCTGAATATCCAAAGACAATTCAAGAAAGACAGGCTTTGGCTTCTATTGGTCAGCCATTGCTTATGGAGCTTTACAAAAGCCTATTCGGAAATTATGACATTGTAATCTCCCAAATCCTCCTTACACATAATGAATTATTTGGAAAAAAATCTTCCTTTAATATACTAAATACATTCTCTTCGTTGTTTAAATTTGGCGTTATCCCTATTGTTAATGAGAACGATAGCGTTTCAACAGAGGAGGTTAAGATAGGGGATAATGACACCCTATCTTCCCATCTTGCTATTCTTCTTAATGCCTCTTGTTTAATTATCTTGACAGATAGCGATGGTGTTTATAAACTTAATAAGAATAAATTTTCAAAGGTAATTCCTGTGATTTCTGAAATAACAGATGAAATTAAAGGGTTTATCAAGGAAAAAAGAAGCAAAAACACAATAGGCGGAATGAAAACGAAGATTGAATCTGCAAAGATGTGTATAGAACAAGGGATTCCAGCAATCATTGCCTCTGGAAAGAAAGAGAAAACTTTAAAGAAAATTCTAGCTGGAAAAAGGGAAGGAACACTATTTTTACCAAAGAAATGGGAAGAATTATAA